The Syngnathus acus chromosome 3, fSynAcu1.2, whole genome shotgun sequence genome includes a window with the following:
- the csrp3 gene encoding cysteine and glycine-rich protein 3 has product MPNWGGGAKCAACEKTVYHAEEIQCNARSFHKTCFMCMTCRKGLDSTTVAAHESEIYCKSCYGKKYGPKGYGYGQGAGALSSDPVGEHANQQPDDSKPRQTSTNSTSNKFSQKFGSSDRCPRCSKAVYAAEKVMGAGKPWHKTCFRCAMCGKSLESTTVTDKDGEIYCKVCYAKNFGPKGFGLGNAAMLEERQ; this is encoded by the exons ATGCCAAACTGGGGAGGGGGTGCAAAGTGTGCAGCCTGCGAGAAGACAGTCTATCATGCAGAGGAGATCCAGTGCAATGCGAGGAGCTTCCATAAAACCTGCTTCATGTGCA TGACGTGCAGGAAAGGACTGGACAGCACCACCGTAGCCGCGCATGAGTCTGAGATCTACTGCAAATCTTGCTACGGCAAGAAATACGGGCCAAAAGGCTACGGATACGGCCAAGGGGCTGGAGCTCTCAGCTCAGATCCTGTTGGAGAACATGCCAACCAGCAGCCTGATGA CTCTAAACCACGACAAACATCCACAAACTCCACTTCTAACAAGTTTTCCCAGAAGTTTGGTAGCTCTGACCGCTGCCCTCGCTGCTCCAAAGCTGTCTACGCGGCAGAGAAGGTGATGGGAGCAGGAAAG ccTTGGCATAAAACGTGCTTCCGTTGTGCTATGTGTGGTAAAAGTCTGGAGTCGACCACAGTGACCGACAAGGACGGAGAGATCTACTGTAAAG ttTGCTATGCCAAAAACTTTGGGCCAAAAGGATTTGGACTGGGCAACGCTGCCATGTTGGAGGAACGACAGTGA